Proteins from a genomic interval of Cheilinus undulatus linkage group 15, ASM1832078v1, whole genome shotgun sequence:
- the rbm44 gene encoding RNA-binding protein 44 isoform X1: MDPHEVCRRSCTYWSVPVTFYEPVVLQPQYVTNNARFEPPPRPTPHFYYHTAIESPSAEENRRFFLKRSVFDLVAAYPFLSLTDPKLLGWYYALSPEDKKLIRDEGGFHPFLQRHPALEFSKYVQVKYDTGRASPVQKGKICKSHNSFEGQSCRCEMSYTQQELEMLPSNVRDTLSLPSCSNSRNIPLQDSYDQLQDSFQTTFNSSMAQDPNHQMAHTVPTAYQLNQDQAWQMSNSSSITVRKDPSTLASFSVDTELERCKQAAKPELSSQISVTQSQTTNFSYPKVGPSQSERPTVKSKSLSEWYSFDSIQMDAAEQTDSSIIKCLREGCQDPTDYSEEQSVDDSEARCEDSTDIFHSVMEDDQSILACLPQEEMTAFAGVSETLRSDQPAETTADKFPSPLPCVTTCDVMVETEQTPYTPAFTQTEKPQTSDKDIITEVHMADLDYLAEEFMKLRTAKEELRAQKEKMKNCGCKLRKECDCMQRAQQAELGLLALQYSMCRQHCWRLYCNSAERDHLTPLPANLPADIVGVLHKLECDLNEMRDQILAGVPLQQLKPLSVDCTKITTGEYYTPAQIIGDVLGNLSSCSSKKLRENQTLNEEKRCSSGQSGNTSQRKEKEIKKETTKAKQAVTLDVQEKNTIIHAQNPEEKQTTISCKELNSNEAWYDAEEDLEPAGRGAAAEREQDPAMITKDVTSGEEEIFRKDAKNSVLFVSNLPSNVTENDMMVMFEKYSASEVSISALKNGLSVAIVMISGPQAAKAAVRELNGCSMQGRTLHVEHINRAASESQNQASLSVRGPGSSQHDNKPQTSNTDPRKTERKLIPRPLLSSSIKNKEVVCIYPTPKATCVPQHYCTMGSFDTLMAELTQRHSGISRQRIVDALIELRAKHQGVLSGLPLRTIRDMTSELLTRPATAAQL; encoded by the exons ATGGACCCACATGAG GTGTGTCGTAGATCTTGTACTTATTGGTCTGTGCCTGTGACCTTCTACGAACCCGTTGTTCTCCAGCCACAGTACGTGACTAATAATGCAAGGTTTGAACCGCCTCCACGGCCTACACCTCATTTTTATTACCACACGGCGATAGAAAGCCCAAGTGCAG AGGAGAACAGAAGATTCTTTCTAAAAAG GTCTGTATTTGATTTGGTTGCTGCTTATCCATTCCTTTCTCTAACTGACCCAAAGCTTTTGGGTTGGTATTATGCATTGTCTCCAGAGGACAAAAAGCTCATCCGAG ATGAAGGAGGGTTTCACCCGTTCCTGCAGAGACATCCTGCCCTAGAGTTTTCCAAATATGTTCAAGTGAAGT atgacactgGAAGAGCCAGTCCTGTCCAGAAAGGCAAaatttgcaaaagccacaa CTCATTTGAAGGACAGAGTTGCAGATGTG AAATGTCCTACACACAACAAGAGTTGGAAATGCTTCCCAGTAATGTTAGGGACACTTTAAGCCTTCCTAGCTGCAGCAACAGCAGGAATATACCACTACAAGATTCATATGATCAGCTGCAAGACAGCTTCCAGACAACCTTCAATAGCTCCATGGCTCAGGACCCAAACCATCAGATGGCCCACACA GTTCCCACTGCATATCAGCTGAATCAAGACCAAGCATGGCAGATGTCTAACAGCAGCAGTATCACTGTGCGCAAAGATCCATCAACTCTGGCGAGTTTCTCTGTGGATACTGAACTAGAGAGGTGCAAACAGGCGGCAAAGCCTGAGCTCAGCAGCCAGATTTCAGTGACACAAAGCCAGACCACAAACTTCTCATATCCTAAAGTTGGGCCATCACA ATCCGAGAGGCCAACAGTTAAAAGCAAGTCTCTCTCTGAGTGGTACAGCTTTGACAGTATCCAGATGGATGCTGCAGAGCAGACTGATAGCAGCATCATCAAGTGTTTGAGGGAAGGTTGTCAGGATCCCACAGACTACAGCGAAGAACAATCTGTGGATGACAGTGAAGCTAGATGTGAAGATTCCACTGACATCTTCCACAGTGTCATGGAGGATGATCAGAGTATACTGGCCTGTTTGCCCCAAGAAGAGATGACAGCATTTGCTGGTGTCAGTGAGACATTGAGGTCTGATCAGCCAGCAGAAACCACTGCAGACAAATTCCCCTCCCCTCTACCTTGTGTCACTACCTGTGATGTCATGGTAGAAACTGAGCAGACACCATACACGCCAGCTTTCACCCAAACTGAAAAGCCTCAAACCTCTGACAAAGACATCATCACTGAAGTTCACATGGCAGATCTGGACTATCTTGCTGAG gaattcaTGAAGCTCAGGACGGCTAAAGAGGAGCTGAGAgctcaaaaagagaaaatgaaaaa TTGTGGTTGTAAACTTAGAAAGGAATGTGACTGTATGCAGCGTGCTCAGCAGGCAGAGCTAGGCCTCCTGGCTCTGCAGTACAGCATGTGCAGACAGCACTGCTGGAGACTCTACTGCAACTCTGCTGAGAGGGACCATCTAACGCCACT GCCAGCTAATCTACCTGCAGACATTGTAGGTGTTCTGCACAAACTGGAATGTGACTTAAATGAAATGAGGGATCAGATCCTGGCAGGGGTCcctctgcagcagctgaagcCTCTGTCTGTAGACTGCACAAAAATAACCACAGGAGAATATTACACCCCTGCACAG ATCATTGGTGATGTCCTGGGAAATCTTTCATCTTG CAGCTCCAAGAAGCTACGGGAAAATCAAActttgaatgaagaaaaaagatgtTCCAGTGGTCAGAGTGGAAACACAAGCCAG AGgaaggaaaaagaaatcaaGAAAGAAACCACCAAAGCAAAGCAAGCTGTCACTCTGGATGTCCAGGAAAAAAACACCATCATTCATGCACAAAACccagaagaaaaacagacaa CGATTTCCTGCAAAGAGCTGAACAGCAACGAAGCCTGGTACGATGCTGAAGAAGATCTGGAGCCTGCAGGGAGGGGGGCGGCTGCTGAGAGGGAACAAGACCCAGCAATGATCACTAAAGACGTGACCAGCGGTGAGGAAG aaatattcaggaaaGATGCCAAGAACTCAGTCCTGTTTGTTTCCAACCTGCCCAGTAATGTGACTGAG AATGACATGATGGTGATGTTTGAGAAATACAGTGCATCTGAAGTCAGTATATCTGCTTTGAAGAACGGTTTGAG TGTTGCCATAGTGATGATCAGTGGACCCCAGGCTGCCAAAGCTGCAGTGAGAGAGCTCAATGGTTGCAGCATGCAGGGTCGTACTTTACATGTGGAGCACATCAACAGAGCTGCCAGTGAGAGCCAGAATCAGGCCTCACTGTCTGTCAGAGGACCTGGGTCTTCACAGCATGACAACAAACCCCAAACCTCCAACACTGACcccagaaaaacagagagaaag CTGATACCTAGGCCTCTGCTTAGCTCCAGCATCAAGAACAAGGAGGTGGTCTGTATCTATCCCACCCCTAAGGCAACCTGTGTGCCCCAACACTACTGCACCATGGGCAGCTTcgacacactgatggcagagctGACCCAGCGACACTCAGGCATCAGCAGGCAGAGGATTGTGGACGCTCTGATTGAGCTGAGGGCTAAACACCAGGGCGTCCTCAGTGGTCTGCCCCTAAGGACCATCAGAGATATGACGTCTGAGCTTCTGACCAGGCCAGCCACTGCAGCACAGTTATAG
- the rbm44 gene encoding RNA-binding protein 44 isoform X2: MDPHEVCRRSCTYWSVPVTFYEPVVLQPQYVTNNARFEPPPRPTPHFYYHTAIESPSAEENRRFFLKRSVFDLVAAYPFLSLTDPKLLGWYYALSPEDKKLIRDEGGFHPFLQRHPALEFSKYVQVKYDTGRASPVQKGKICKSHNSFEGQSCRCEMSYTQQELEMLPSNVRDTLSLPSCSNSRNIPLQDSYDQLQDSFQTTFNSSMAQDPNHQMAHTVPTAYQLNQDQAWQMSNSSSITVRKDPSTLASFSVDTELERCKQAAKPELSSQISVTQSQTTNFSYPKVGPSQSERPTVKSKSLSEWYSFDSIQMDAAEQTDSSIIKCLREGCQDPTDYSEEQSVDDSEARCEDSTDIFHSVMEDDQSILACLPQEEMTAFAGVSETLRSDQPAETTADKFPSPLPCVTTCDVMVETEQTPYTPAFTQTEKPQTSDKDIITEVHMADLDYLAEEFMKLRTAKEELRAQKEKMKNCGCKLRKECDCMQRAQQAELGLLALQYSMCRQHCWRLYCNSAERDHLTPLPANLPADIVGVLHKLECDLNEMRDQILAGVPLQQLKPLSVDCTKITTGEYYTPAQIIGDVLGNLSSCSKKLRENQTLNEEKRCSSGQSGNTSQRKEKEIKKETTKAKQAVTLDVQEKNTIIHAQNPEEKQTTISCKELNSNEAWYDAEEDLEPAGRGAAAEREQDPAMITKDVTSGEEEIFRKDAKNSVLFVSNLPSNVTENDMMVMFEKYSASEVSISALKNGLSVAIVMISGPQAAKAAVRELNGCSMQGRTLHVEHINRAASESQNQASLSVRGPGSSQHDNKPQTSNTDPRKTERKLIPRPLLSSSIKNKEVVCIYPTPKATCVPQHYCTMGSFDTLMAELTQRHSGISRQRIVDALIELRAKHQGVLSGLPLRTIRDMTSELLTRPATAAQL, encoded by the exons ATGGACCCACATGAG GTGTGTCGTAGATCTTGTACTTATTGGTCTGTGCCTGTGACCTTCTACGAACCCGTTGTTCTCCAGCCACAGTACGTGACTAATAATGCAAGGTTTGAACCGCCTCCACGGCCTACACCTCATTTTTATTACCACACGGCGATAGAAAGCCCAAGTGCAG AGGAGAACAGAAGATTCTTTCTAAAAAG GTCTGTATTTGATTTGGTTGCTGCTTATCCATTCCTTTCTCTAACTGACCCAAAGCTTTTGGGTTGGTATTATGCATTGTCTCCAGAGGACAAAAAGCTCATCCGAG ATGAAGGAGGGTTTCACCCGTTCCTGCAGAGACATCCTGCCCTAGAGTTTTCCAAATATGTTCAAGTGAAGT atgacactgGAAGAGCCAGTCCTGTCCAGAAAGGCAAaatttgcaaaagccacaa CTCATTTGAAGGACAGAGTTGCAGATGTG AAATGTCCTACACACAACAAGAGTTGGAAATGCTTCCCAGTAATGTTAGGGACACTTTAAGCCTTCCTAGCTGCAGCAACAGCAGGAATATACCACTACAAGATTCATATGATCAGCTGCAAGACAGCTTCCAGACAACCTTCAATAGCTCCATGGCTCAGGACCCAAACCATCAGATGGCCCACACA GTTCCCACTGCATATCAGCTGAATCAAGACCAAGCATGGCAGATGTCTAACAGCAGCAGTATCACTGTGCGCAAAGATCCATCAACTCTGGCGAGTTTCTCTGTGGATACTGAACTAGAGAGGTGCAAACAGGCGGCAAAGCCTGAGCTCAGCAGCCAGATTTCAGTGACACAAAGCCAGACCACAAACTTCTCATATCCTAAAGTTGGGCCATCACA ATCCGAGAGGCCAACAGTTAAAAGCAAGTCTCTCTCTGAGTGGTACAGCTTTGACAGTATCCAGATGGATGCTGCAGAGCAGACTGATAGCAGCATCATCAAGTGTTTGAGGGAAGGTTGTCAGGATCCCACAGACTACAGCGAAGAACAATCTGTGGATGACAGTGAAGCTAGATGTGAAGATTCCACTGACATCTTCCACAGTGTCATGGAGGATGATCAGAGTATACTGGCCTGTTTGCCCCAAGAAGAGATGACAGCATTTGCTGGTGTCAGTGAGACATTGAGGTCTGATCAGCCAGCAGAAACCACTGCAGACAAATTCCCCTCCCCTCTACCTTGTGTCACTACCTGTGATGTCATGGTAGAAACTGAGCAGACACCATACACGCCAGCTTTCACCCAAACTGAAAAGCCTCAAACCTCTGACAAAGACATCATCACTGAAGTTCACATGGCAGATCTGGACTATCTTGCTGAG gaattcaTGAAGCTCAGGACGGCTAAAGAGGAGCTGAGAgctcaaaaagagaaaatgaaaaa TTGTGGTTGTAAACTTAGAAAGGAATGTGACTGTATGCAGCGTGCTCAGCAGGCAGAGCTAGGCCTCCTGGCTCTGCAGTACAGCATGTGCAGACAGCACTGCTGGAGACTCTACTGCAACTCTGCTGAGAGGGACCATCTAACGCCACT GCCAGCTAATCTACCTGCAGACATTGTAGGTGTTCTGCACAAACTGGAATGTGACTTAAATGAAATGAGGGATCAGATCCTGGCAGGGGTCcctctgcagcagctgaagcCTCTGTCTGTAGACTGCACAAAAATAACCACAGGAGAATATTACACCCCTGCACAG ATCATTGGTGATGTCCTGGGAAATCTTTCATCTTG CTCCAAGAAGCTACGGGAAAATCAAActttgaatgaagaaaaaagatgtTCCAGTGGTCAGAGTGGAAACACAAGCCAG AGgaaggaaaaagaaatcaaGAAAGAAACCACCAAAGCAAAGCAAGCTGTCACTCTGGATGTCCAGGAAAAAAACACCATCATTCATGCACAAAACccagaagaaaaacagacaa CGATTTCCTGCAAAGAGCTGAACAGCAACGAAGCCTGGTACGATGCTGAAGAAGATCTGGAGCCTGCAGGGAGGGGGGCGGCTGCTGAGAGGGAACAAGACCCAGCAATGATCACTAAAGACGTGACCAGCGGTGAGGAAG aaatattcaggaaaGATGCCAAGAACTCAGTCCTGTTTGTTTCCAACCTGCCCAGTAATGTGACTGAG AATGACATGATGGTGATGTTTGAGAAATACAGTGCATCTGAAGTCAGTATATCTGCTTTGAAGAACGGTTTGAG TGTTGCCATAGTGATGATCAGTGGACCCCAGGCTGCCAAAGCTGCAGTGAGAGAGCTCAATGGTTGCAGCATGCAGGGTCGTACTTTACATGTGGAGCACATCAACAGAGCTGCCAGTGAGAGCCAGAATCAGGCCTCACTGTCTGTCAGAGGACCTGGGTCTTCACAGCATGACAACAAACCCCAAACCTCCAACACTGACcccagaaaaacagagagaaag CTGATACCTAGGCCTCTGCTTAGCTCCAGCATCAAGAACAAGGAGGTGGTCTGTATCTATCCCACCCCTAAGGCAACCTGTGTGCCCCAACACTACTGCACCATGGGCAGCTTcgacacactgatggcagagctGACCCAGCGACACTCAGGCATCAGCAGGCAGAGGATTGTGGACGCTCTGATTGAGCTGAGGGCTAAACACCAGGGCGTCCTCAGTGGTCTGCCCCTAAGGACCATCAGAGATATGACGTCTGAGCTTCTGACCAGGCCAGCCACTGCAGCACAGTTATAG
- the rbm44 gene encoding RNA-binding protein 44 isoform X3, with protein sequence MDPHEVCRRSCTYWSVPVTFYEPVVLQPQYVTNNARFEPPPRPTPHFYYHTAIESPSAEENRRFFLKRSVFDLVAAYPFLSLTDPKLLGWYYALSPEDKKLIRDEGGFHPFLQRHPALEFSKYVQVKYDTGRASPVQKGKICKSHNSFEGQSCRCEMSYTQQELEMLPSNVRDTLSLPSCSNSRNIPLQDSYDQLQDSFQTTFNSSMAQDPNHQMAHTVPTAYQLNQDQAWQMSNSSSITVRKDPSTLASFSVDTELERCKQAAKPELSSQISVTQSQTTNFSYPKVGPSQSERPTVKSKSLSEWYSFDSIQMDAAEQTDSSIIKCLREGCQDPTDYSEEQSVDDSEARCEDSTDIFHSVMEDDQSILACLPQEEMTAFAGVSETLRSDQPAETTADKFPSPLPCVTTCDVMVETEQTPYTPAFTQTEKPQTSDKDIITEVHMADLDYLAEEFMKLRTAKEELRAQKEKMKNCGCKLRKECDCMQRAQQAELGLLALQYSMCRQHCWRLYCNSAERDHLTPLPANLPADIVGVLHKLECDLNEMRDQILAGVPLQQLKPLSVDCTKITTGEYYTPAQIIGDVLGNLSSCSSKKLRENQTLNEEKRCSSGQSGNTSQRKEKEIKKETTKAKQAVTLDVQEKNTIIHAQNPEEKQTTISCKELNSNEAWYDAEEDLEPAGRGAAAEREQDPAMITKDVTSEIFRKDAKNSVLFVSNLPSNVTENDMMVMFEKYSASEVSISALKNGLSVAIVMISGPQAAKAAVRELNGCSMQGRTLHVEHINRAASESQNQASLSVRGPGSSQHDNKPQTSNTDPRKTERKLIPRPLLSSSIKNKEVVCIYPTPKATCVPQHYCTMGSFDTLMAELTQRHSGISRQRIVDALIELRAKHQGVLSGLPLRTIRDMTSELLTRPATAAQL encoded by the exons ATGGACCCACATGAG GTGTGTCGTAGATCTTGTACTTATTGGTCTGTGCCTGTGACCTTCTACGAACCCGTTGTTCTCCAGCCACAGTACGTGACTAATAATGCAAGGTTTGAACCGCCTCCACGGCCTACACCTCATTTTTATTACCACACGGCGATAGAAAGCCCAAGTGCAG AGGAGAACAGAAGATTCTTTCTAAAAAG GTCTGTATTTGATTTGGTTGCTGCTTATCCATTCCTTTCTCTAACTGACCCAAAGCTTTTGGGTTGGTATTATGCATTGTCTCCAGAGGACAAAAAGCTCATCCGAG ATGAAGGAGGGTTTCACCCGTTCCTGCAGAGACATCCTGCCCTAGAGTTTTCCAAATATGTTCAAGTGAAGT atgacactgGAAGAGCCAGTCCTGTCCAGAAAGGCAAaatttgcaaaagccacaa CTCATTTGAAGGACAGAGTTGCAGATGTG AAATGTCCTACACACAACAAGAGTTGGAAATGCTTCCCAGTAATGTTAGGGACACTTTAAGCCTTCCTAGCTGCAGCAACAGCAGGAATATACCACTACAAGATTCATATGATCAGCTGCAAGACAGCTTCCAGACAACCTTCAATAGCTCCATGGCTCAGGACCCAAACCATCAGATGGCCCACACA GTTCCCACTGCATATCAGCTGAATCAAGACCAAGCATGGCAGATGTCTAACAGCAGCAGTATCACTGTGCGCAAAGATCCATCAACTCTGGCGAGTTTCTCTGTGGATACTGAACTAGAGAGGTGCAAACAGGCGGCAAAGCCTGAGCTCAGCAGCCAGATTTCAGTGACACAAAGCCAGACCACAAACTTCTCATATCCTAAAGTTGGGCCATCACA ATCCGAGAGGCCAACAGTTAAAAGCAAGTCTCTCTCTGAGTGGTACAGCTTTGACAGTATCCAGATGGATGCTGCAGAGCAGACTGATAGCAGCATCATCAAGTGTTTGAGGGAAGGTTGTCAGGATCCCACAGACTACAGCGAAGAACAATCTGTGGATGACAGTGAAGCTAGATGTGAAGATTCCACTGACATCTTCCACAGTGTCATGGAGGATGATCAGAGTATACTGGCCTGTTTGCCCCAAGAAGAGATGACAGCATTTGCTGGTGTCAGTGAGACATTGAGGTCTGATCAGCCAGCAGAAACCACTGCAGACAAATTCCCCTCCCCTCTACCTTGTGTCACTACCTGTGATGTCATGGTAGAAACTGAGCAGACACCATACACGCCAGCTTTCACCCAAACTGAAAAGCCTCAAACCTCTGACAAAGACATCATCACTGAAGTTCACATGGCAGATCTGGACTATCTTGCTGAG gaattcaTGAAGCTCAGGACGGCTAAAGAGGAGCTGAGAgctcaaaaagagaaaatgaaaaa TTGTGGTTGTAAACTTAGAAAGGAATGTGACTGTATGCAGCGTGCTCAGCAGGCAGAGCTAGGCCTCCTGGCTCTGCAGTACAGCATGTGCAGACAGCACTGCTGGAGACTCTACTGCAACTCTGCTGAGAGGGACCATCTAACGCCACT GCCAGCTAATCTACCTGCAGACATTGTAGGTGTTCTGCACAAACTGGAATGTGACTTAAATGAAATGAGGGATCAGATCCTGGCAGGGGTCcctctgcagcagctgaagcCTCTGTCTGTAGACTGCACAAAAATAACCACAGGAGAATATTACACCCCTGCACAG ATCATTGGTGATGTCCTGGGAAATCTTTCATCTTG CAGCTCCAAGAAGCTACGGGAAAATCAAActttgaatgaagaaaaaagatgtTCCAGTGGTCAGAGTGGAAACACAAGCCAG AGgaaggaaaaagaaatcaaGAAAGAAACCACCAAAGCAAAGCAAGCTGTCACTCTGGATGTCCAGGAAAAAAACACCATCATTCATGCACAAAACccagaagaaaaacagacaa CGATTTCCTGCAAAGAGCTGAACAGCAACGAAGCCTGGTACGATGCTGAAGAAGATCTGGAGCCTGCAGGGAGGGGGGCGGCTGCTGAGAGGGAACAAGACCCAGCAATGATCACTAAAGACGTGACCAGCG aaatattcaggaaaGATGCCAAGAACTCAGTCCTGTTTGTTTCCAACCTGCCCAGTAATGTGACTGAG AATGACATGATGGTGATGTTTGAGAAATACAGTGCATCTGAAGTCAGTATATCTGCTTTGAAGAACGGTTTGAG TGTTGCCATAGTGATGATCAGTGGACCCCAGGCTGCCAAAGCTGCAGTGAGAGAGCTCAATGGTTGCAGCATGCAGGGTCGTACTTTACATGTGGAGCACATCAACAGAGCTGCCAGTGAGAGCCAGAATCAGGCCTCACTGTCTGTCAGAGGACCTGGGTCTTCACAGCATGACAACAAACCCCAAACCTCCAACACTGACcccagaaaaacagagagaaag CTGATACCTAGGCCTCTGCTTAGCTCCAGCATCAAGAACAAGGAGGTGGTCTGTATCTATCCCACCCCTAAGGCAACCTGTGTGCCCCAACACTACTGCACCATGGGCAGCTTcgacacactgatggcagagctGACCCAGCGACACTCAGGCATCAGCAGGCAGAGGATTGTGGACGCTCTGATTGAGCTGAGGGCTAAACACCAGGGCGTCCTCAGTGGTCTGCCCCTAAGGACCATCAGAGATATGACGTCTGAGCTTCTGACCAGGCCAGCCACTGCAGCACAGTTATAG
- the rbm44 gene encoding RNA-binding protein 44 isoform X4: MSYTQQELEMLPSNVRDTLSLPSCSNSRNIPLQDSYDQLQDSFQTTFNSSMAQDPNHQMAHTVPTAYQLNQDQAWQMSNSSSITVRKDPSTLASFSVDTELERCKQAAKPELSSQISVTQSQTTNFSYPKVGPSQSERPTVKSKSLSEWYSFDSIQMDAAEQTDSSIIKCLREGCQDPTDYSEEQSVDDSEARCEDSTDIFHSVMEDDQSILACLPQEEMTAFAGVSETLRSDQPAETTADKFPSPLPCVTTCDVMVETEQTPYTPAFTQTEKPQTSDKDIITEVHMADLDYLAEEFMKLRTAKEELRAQKEKMKNCGCKLRKECDCMQRAQQAELGLLALQYSMCRQHCWRLYCNSAERDHLTPLPANLPADIVGVLHKLECDLNEMRDQILAGVPLQQLKPLSVDCTKITTGEYYTPAQIIGDVLGNLSSCSSKKLRENQTLNEEKRCSSGQSGNTSQRKEKEIKKETTKAKQAVTLDVQEKNTIIHAQNPEEKQTTISCKELNSNEAWYDAEEDLEPAGRGAAAEREQDPAMITKDVTSGEEEIFRKDAKNSVLFVSNLPSNVTENDMMVMFEKYSASEVSISALKNGLSVAIVMISGPQAAKAAVRELNGCSMQGRTLHVEHINRAASESQNQASLSVRGPGSSQHDNKPQTSNTDPRKTERKLIPRPLLSSSIKNKEVVCIYPTPKATCVPQHYCTMGSFDTLMAELTQRHSGISRQRIVDALIELRAKHQGVLSGLPLRTIRDMTSELLTRPATAAQL, from the exons ATGTCCTACACACAACAAGAGTTGGAAATGCTTCCCAGTAATGTTAGGGACACTTTAAGCCTTCCTAGCTGCAGCAACAGCAGGAATATACCACTACAAGATTCATATGATCAGCTGCAAGACAGCTTCCAGACAACCTTCAATAGCTCCATGGCTCAGGACCCAAACCATCAGATGGCCCACACA GTTCCCACTGCATATCAGCTGAATCAAGACCAAGCATGGCAGATGTCTAACAGCAGCAGTATCACTGTGCGCAAAGATCCATCAACTCTGGCGAGTTTCTCTGTGGATACTGAACTAGAGAGGTGCAAACAGGCGGCAAAGCCTGAGCTCAGCAGCCAGATTTCAGTGACACAAAGCCAGACCACAAACTTCTCATATCCTAAAGTTGGGCCATCACA ATCCGAGAGGCCAACAGTTAAAAGCAAGTCTCTCTCTGAGTGGTACAGCTTTGACAGTATCCAGATGGATGCTGCAGAGCAGACTGATAGCAGCATCATCAAGTGTTTGAGGGAAGGTTGTCAGGATCCCACAGACTACAGCGAAGAACAATCTGTGGATGACAGTGAAGCTAGATGTGAAGATTCCACTGACATCTTCCACAGTGTCATGGAGGATGATCAGAGTATACTGGCCTGTTTGCCCCAAGAAGAGATGACAGCATTTGCTGGTGTCAGTGAGACATTGAGGTCTGATCAGCCAGCAGAAACCACTGCAGACAAATTCCCCTCCCCTCTACCTTGTGTCACTACCTGTGATGTCATGGTAGAAACTGAGCAGACACCATACACGCCAGCTTTCACCCAAACTGAAAAGCCTCAAACCTCTGACAAAGACATCATCACTGAAGTTCACATGGCAGATCTGGACTATCTTGCTGAG gaattcaTGAAGCTCAGGACGGCTAAAGAGGAGCTGAGAgctcaaaaagagaaaatgaaaaa TTGTGGTTGTAAACTTAGAAAGGAATGTGACTGTATGCAGCGTGCTCAGCAGGCAGAGCTAGGCCTCCTGGCTCTGCAGTACAGCATGTGCAGACAGCACTGCTGGAGACTCTACTGCAACTCTGCTGAGAGGGACCATCTAACGCCACT GCCAGCTAATCTACCTGCAGACATTGTAGGTGTTCTGCACAAACTGGAATGTGACTTAAATGAAATGAGGGATCAGATCCTGGCAGGGGTCcctctgcagcagctgaagcCTCTGTCTGTAGACTGCACAAAAATAACCACAGGAGAATATTACACCCCTGCACAG ATCATTGGTGATGTCCTGGGAAATCTTTCATCTTG CAGCTCCAAGAAGCTACGGGAAAATCAAActttgaatgaagaaaaaagatgtTCCAGTGGTCAGAGTGGAAACACAAGCCAG AGgaaggaaaaagaaatcaaGAAAGAAACCACCAAAGCAAAGCAAGCTGTCACTCTGGATGTCCAGGAAAAAAACACCATCATTCATGCACAAAACccagaagaaaaacagacaa CGATTTCCTGCAAAGAGCTGAACAGCAACGAAGCCTGGTACGATGCTGAAGAAGATCTGGAGCCTGCAGGGAGGGGGGCGGCTGCTGAGAGGGAACAAGACCCAGCAATGATCACTAAAGACGTGACCAGCGGTGAGGAAG aaatattcaggaaaGATGCCAAGAACTCAGTCCTGTTTGTTTCCAACCTGCCCAGTAATGTGACTGAG AATGACATGATGGTGATGTTTGAGAAATACAGTGCATCTGAAGTCAGTATATCTGCTTTGAAGAACGGTTTGAG TGTTGCCATAGTGATGATCAGTGGACCCCAGGCTGCCAAAGCTGCAGTGAGAGAGCTCAATGGTTGCAGCATGCAGGGTCGTACTTTACATGTGGAGCACATCAACAGAGCTGCCAGTGAGAGCCAGAATCAGGCCTCACTGTCTGTCAGAGGACCTGGGTCTTCACAGCATGACAACAAACCCCAAACCTCCAACACTGACcccagaaaaacagagagaaag CTGATACCTAGGCCTCTGCTTAGCTCCAGCATCAAGAACAAGGAGGTGGTCTGTATCTATCCCACCCCTAAGGCAACCTGTGTGCCCCAACACTACTGCACCATGGGCAGCTTcgacacactgatggcagagctGACCCAGCGACACTCAGGCATCAGCAGGCAGAGGATTGTGGACGCTCTGATTGAGCTGAGGGCTAAACACCAGGGCGTCCTCAGTGGTCTGCCCCTAAGGACCATCAGAGATATGACGTCTGAGCTTCTGACCAGGCCAGCCACTGCAGCACAGTTATAG